One Colius striatus isolate bColStr4 chromosome 8, bColStr4.1.hap1, whole genome shotgun sequence genomic region harbors:
- the LOC104551301 gene encoding lipase member M isoform X1, with product MISSTREKIWLFVALMYLFQRNTYSEEVRRIKRAVDPEAYMNINELITYKGYPSEEYEVTTEDGYIITINRIPYGTQNQGNQAMKPVVFLQHGLLGDASNWVTNLPNNSLGFILADAGYDVWMGNSRGNRWSRKHQNYSIDQDEFWAFSFDEMAKFDLPAAINFIVEKTRQEKLYYIGYSQGTTIAFIAFSTMPELSQKIKLYFALAPVATIKYAKSPVTKLLYLPEKWLRGLLGKREFLPQTECLRKLIVPVCSHQAFARLCRRIFFSLGGFNLKNIDMKRINVYIAQTSSGTSVQNIIHWSQEAHSGKFQAYDWGSSKKNMRKYQQATAPLYSVEEMTVPTAVWTGERDLLADPKDVDIILSQIKRLIYHKRIPQWTHLDFIWGLDAPLHVYNEIIALMQKYP from the exons ATGATTTCTAGCACCAG AGAGAAGATATGGCTCTTTGTTGCTCTGATGTATTTGTTTCAGAGAAATACTTATTcagaagaagtcagaagaatAAAGAGAGCTGTGGATCCTGAAGCATATATGAATATT AATGAGCTCATTACTTACAAAGGGTACCCCAGTGAAGAGTATGAAGTGACCACAGAAGATGGTTATATCATCACTATTAATAGAATCCCTTATGGTACACAGAATCAAGGAAACCAAG CTATGAAACCGGTTGTATTTCTCCAACATGGATTATTGGGAGATGCTAGTAACTGGGTCACAAACCTTCCCAACAACAGCTTGGGCTTCATATTAGCTGATGCTGGTTATGACGTTTGGATGGGAAATAGCAGAGGGAATCGCTGGTCCAGAAAACATCAGAATTATTCTATTGATCAAGATGAATTCTGGGCATTCAG TTTTGATGAGATGGCAAAGTTTGATCTTCCAGCAGCAATAAATTTCATTGTGGAGAAAACAAGACAGGAAAAGTTGTACTATATTGGCTATTCACAAGGTACTACCATTG CTTTCATTGCATTTTCAACAATGCCAGAGCTGTCTCAAAAAATCAAACTCTATTTTGCATTGGCACCTGTTGCTACTATTAAGTACGCTAAAAGCCCAGTGACAAAACTCCTCTACCTTCCTGAAAAATGGCTCAGG GGTTTGCTTGGTAAAAGAGAATTCCTTCCCCAGACTGAATGTCTAAGAAAGCTAATAGTCCCTGTGTGCAGCCACCAAGCTTTTGCCAGGCTTTGTAGACGTATCTTCTTCAGTTTGGGTGGCTTTAACCTGAAAAATATTGACATG aaacgAATCAATGTGTATATTGCACAAACCTCTTCTGGAACATCTGTGCAGAATATAATCCACTGGAGTCAG GAGGCCCATTCTGGAAAATTCCAAGCTTATGACTGGGGCAGTTCAAAGAAGAACATGAGAAAATATCAACAA GCTACTGCTCCACTCTACAGTGTAGAAGAGATGACTGTACCCACTGCAGTATGGACTGGGGAACGAGACTTGCTCGCAGATCCCAAGGATGTAGACATTATACTGTCTCAAATTAAGAGACTCATCTATCACAAGAGAATTCCTCAATGGACACATCTGGATTTCATCTGGGGATTGGATGCACCTTTGCACGTGTACAATGAAATTATTGCTCTGATGCAGAAATACCCTTAA
- the LOC104551301 gene encoding lipase member M isoform X2, whose translation MISSTREKIWLFVALMYLFQRNTYSEEVRRIKRAVDPEAYMNINELITYKGYPSEEYEVTTEDGYIITINRIPYGTQNQGNQAMKPVVFLQHGLLGDASNWVTNLPNNSLGFILADAGYDVWMGNSRGNRWSRKHQNYSIDQDEFWAFSFDEMAKFDLPAAINFIVEKTRQEKLYYIGYSQAFIAFSTMPELSQKIKLYFALAPVATIKYAKSPVTKLLYLPEKWLRGLLGKREFLPQTECLRKLIVPVCSHQAFARLCRRIFFSLGGFNLKNIDMKRINVYIAQTSSGTSVQNIIHWSQEAHSGKFQAYDWGSSKKNMRKYQQATAPLYSVEEMTVPTAVWTGERDLLADPKDVDIILSQIKRLIYHKRIPQWTHLDFIWGLDAPLHVYNEIIALMQKYP comes from the exons ATGATTTCTAGCACCAG AGAGAAGATATGGCTCTTTGTTGCTCTGATGTATTTGTTTCAGAGAAATACTTATTcagaagaagtcagaagaatAAAGAGAGCTGTGGATCCTGAAGCATATATGAATATT AATGAGCTCATTACTTACAAAGGGTACCCCAGTGAAGAGTATGAAGTGACCACAGAAGATGGTTATATCATCACTATTAATAGAATCCCTTATGGTACACAGAATCAAGGAAACCAAG CTATGAAACCGGTTGTATTTCTCCAACATGGATTATTGGGAGATGCTAGTAACTGGGTCACAAACCTTCCCAACAACAGCTTGGGCTTCATATTAGCTGATGCTGGTTATGACGTTTGGATGGGAAATAGCAGAGGGAATCGCTGGTCCAGAAAACATCAGAATTATTCTATTGATCAAGATGAATTCTGGGCATTCAG TTTTGATGAGATGGCAAAGTTTGATCTTCCAGCAGCAATAAATTTCATTGTGGAGAAAACAAGACAGGAAAAGTTGTACTATATTGGCTATTCACAAG CTTTCATTGCATTTTCAACAATGCCAGAGCTGTCTCAAAAAATCAAACTCTATTTTGCATTGGCACCTGTTGCTACTATTAAGTACGCTAAAAGCCCAGTGACAAAACTCCTCTACCTTCCTGAAAAATGGCTCAGG GGTTTGCTTGGTAAAAGAGAATTCCTTCCCCAGACTGAATGTCTAAGAAAGCTAATAGTCCCTGTGTGCAGCCACCAAGCTTTTGCCAGGCTTTGTAGACGTATCTTCTTCAGTTTGGGTGGCTTTAACCTGAAAAATATTGACATG aaacgAATCAATGTGTATATTGCACAAACCTCTTCTGGAACATCTGTGCAGAATATAATCCACTGGAGTCAG GAGGCCCATTCTGGAAAATTCCAAGCTTATGACTGGGGCAGTTCAAAGAAGAACATGAGAAAATATCAACAA GCTACTGCTCCACTCTACAGTGTAGAAGAGATGACTGTACCCACTGCAGTATGGACTGGGGAACGAGACTTGCTCGCAGATCCCAAGGATGTAGACATTATACTGTCTCAAATTAAGAGACTCATCTATCACAAGAGAATTCCTCAATGGACACATCTGGATTTCATCTGGGGATTGGATGCACCTTTGCACGTGTACAATGAAATTATTGCTCTGATGCAGAAATACCCTTAA
- the LOC104551301 gene encoding lipase member M isoform X3, translating into MKPVVFLQHGLLGDASNWVTNLPNNSLGFILADAGYDVWMGNSRGNRWSRKHQNYSIDQDEFWAFSFDEMAKFDLPAAINFIVEKTRQEKLYYIGYSQGTTIAFIAFSTMPELSQKIKLYFALAPVATIKYAKSPVTKLLYLPEKWLRGLLGKREFLPQTECLRKLIVPVCSHQAFARLCRRIFFSLGGFNLKNIDMKRINVYIAQTSSGTSVQNIIHWSQEAHSGKFQAYDWGSSKKNMRKYQQATAPLYSVEEMTVPTAVWTGERDLLADPKDVDIILSQIKRLIYHKRIPQWTHLDFIWGLDAPLHVYNEIIALMQKYP; encoded by the exons ATGAAACCGGTTGTATTTCTCCAACATGGATTATTGGGAGATGCTAGTAACTGGGTCACAAACCTTCCCAACAACAGCTTGGGCTTCATATTAGCTGATGCTGGTTATGACGTTTGGATGGGAAATAGCAGAGGGAATCGCTGGTCCAGAAAACATCAGAATTATTCTATTGATCAAGATGAATTCTGGGCATTCAG TTTTGATGAGATGGCAAAGTTTGATCTTCCAGCAGCAATAAATTTCATTGTGGAGAAAACAAGACAGGAAAAGTTGTACTATATTGGCTATTCACAAGGTACTACCATTG CTTTCATTGCATTTTCAACAATGCCAGAGCTGTCTCAAAAAATCAAACTCTATTTTGCATTGGCACCTGTTGCTACTATTAAGTACGCTAAAAGCCCAGTGACAAAACTCCTCTACCTTCCTGAAAAATGGCTCAGG GGTTTGCTTGGTAAAAGAGAATTCCTTCCCCAGACTGAATGTCTAAGAAAGCTAATAGTCCCTGTGTGCAGCCACCAAGCTTTTGCCAGGCTTTGTAGACGTATCTTCTTCAGTTTGGGTGGCTTTAACCTGAAAAATATTGACATG aaacgAATCAATGTGTATATTGCACAAACCTCTTCTGGAACATCTGTGCAGAATATAATCCACTGGAGTCAG GAGGCCCATTCTGGAAAATTCCAAGCTTATGACTGGGGCAGTTCAAAGAAGAACATGAGAAAATATCAACAA GCTACTGCTCCACTCTACAGTGTAGAAGAGATGACTGTACCCACTGCAGTATGGACTGGGGAACGAGACTTGCTCGCAGATCCCAAGGATGTAGACATTATACTGTCTCAAATTAAGAGACTCATCTATCACAAGAGAATTCCTCAATGGACACATCTGGATTTCATCTGGGGATTGGATGCACCTTTGCACGTGTACAATGAAATTATTGCTCTGATGCAGAAATACCCTTAA